In Streptomyces camelliae, the sequence GGGCTTCGGCGGTTACGTCGACCAGCAGAAGAACTGCGTGCACAGCGCGTTCGGCTTCTACGACTTCACCGTGCTCAAGCCCGGCAGCAGCAACCCGAACCCGGGCCAGGCCAAGCCCGGCAAGGGCACGAAGCCGGCCGGCGGCAAGGAGCCGCAGGGCGGTGCCACCGAGATCGAGCCCACCGGCACCCTCGCGCACACCGGTTCCAGCTCCATGCTGCCGACCATCGGTCTCGTCGGCGGTGTCGCCGTCGTCGTCGGCGCCGGAGCGGTGTTCGCCGTGCGCCGCCGCAAGGGCGCCGGTTCGGACGCCGCCGCGTAAGCGCGTCACGCACACCGGGCGGGAACGGCGGCCGTCGTTCCCGCCCCGCCGAAGGGGCCTGCGCCAGGAGGGGGGCGCAGGCCCCTTCGGCATGCGCCGGGTCACTGCTTCTTCGGCACCGCCGGAATCCCCAGGAACGGCAGGCGCAGGGCGCCGAACGCCTCCTCCGGGACCGCCGGGGAGTTGGGCCGCACCGGCTTCAGCCGCTCGTACGCCGCTCCCGGCGCCGGACGCGGATCCTCCTCGCCCTTGTTGGGCCAGAACGACATCGCGCGCTCGGCCTGCGCGGTGATCGTCAGCGAGGGGTTCACGCCCAGGTTCGCCGAGACCGCGGCGCCGTCCACGACCGAGATGCCGGGGTGGCCGTAGAGGCGGTGGTACGGGTCGATCACGCCGGTCTCCGCCGAGTCGCCGATGGGGCAGCCGCCGAGGAAGTGCGCGGTCAGCGGGGTGCCCATCAGCTCGCCGACGTTGCTGCCCGCGAAACCGTTGATCTCGGCGGCGAGCGCGCTCGCGGCCTGAGTCGCGGCCTTGATCTGCTTGGGGTTGGGGGCGCCGTGGCCCTGGCGGGCGGTCAGCAGGCCCTTGCCGACGCCGTCCGGTTTCAGATACGTCGTCAGCGAGTTGTCCAGCGACTGCATGACCAGGCCGATGATGGTCCGCTCCGACCAGCGGCGGTTGGACAGGGAGCGGGCGACCAGGAGCGGGTGCCGGGCCGCGTTCGCCAGCCAGGCCAGCGCGCGTGAGGAGCCCTCGGCGTACGGCACCTGGAGGATCGACAGGCCGCCCATCGCGTTGGAGCCCTTGCCGTAGCGGACCGGCTCGATGTGGGTGTTCTCGTCCGGGTGGATCGAGGACGTGATGGCGACACCCTGGGTGAAGTCGGCCTTCACCGTGCCGTGCGCCCTGCGGTAGCGGCGGTCGTCGGTCTGCGCGCCCACCAGCGCCTCGGAGTTGGTACGGGTCAGCTCGCCCAGCCGCTTCGACAGATACGGCAGCTGGCCGCCCGTCTTCATGCGGTGCAGCAGGGTCTGGGTGCCGTAGGTGCCGGCCGCGAGGACGACCTTCCGGGCGGTGAAGAGACGGCCCTCGCCCTTCTTCTTCCGGTCCGTCGGCAGGGTCGCCACCGCGTAGCCGCCGCGCGAGTCGTCCGTGACGGACACGACCGTCGTCAGCGGGTGGACCACCGCGCCCGCCTGCTGGGCGAGGTGGAGGTAGTTCTCGTTGAGGGTGTTCTTCGCGCCGTGCCGGCAGCCGGTCATGCACTCACCGCACTCGGTGCACGCCCTGCGCTCCGGGCCCGCCCCGCCGAAGTACGGGTCCGCCACCGGCTCCCCCGGGCCCGCCTTCGCCGTGCCGTCGGCGTCCTTGCCGTCGCCGAAGAACACGCCGACCGGGGCCAGGTGGAAGGTGTCGCCGACGCCCATCCGCTGGGCCGCCGCCTTCAGGTGCACGTCGGACGGCGTCATGGTCGGGTTCAGCCGGACACCGAGCATGCGCTGGGCCTGGTCGTAGTACGGCTTCAGCTCCTCCTGCCAGTCGGTGATGTCCTTCCACTGCGGATCCTCGAAGAAGGCCTTCGGCGGTACGTAGAGGGTGTTGGCGTAGTTCAGCGAGCCGCCGCCCACGCCCGCGCCGGCCAGCACCATCACGTTGCCCAGCAGATGGATCCGCTGGATGCCGTACAGGCCGAGTTTCGGGGCCCAGAGGTAGTTCTTGAGGTCCCAGGAGTTCTTGGGGAGGGTTTCGCGGGTGAAACGGCGGCCGGCTTCCAGGACACCTACGCGGTAGCCCTTTTCCGTGAGGCGAAGGGCGGTGACGGAACCGCCGAAGCCGGAGCCGACGACGATCACGTCGTAGTCATAGGTGTCCTGTGACACGTGCTCTCCTCGTTGAGAACGGGTGTTCCTGACAGGTGTTCCTACTTGAAGCGGAACGCCTTCATCAGCTTCAGGCTCCGGCTCATGAACGCCGCGTACTTCGCGTCGTCCATCCCCAGCGACGGCGCCATCGGCAGCAGTCGCTGCTGGGCCACGGTCTGGGCCTCGGTGTACTTGAGGATGCCCTCGGAGCCGTGCCGGCGGCCGAGACCGGAGTCCTTCATGCCGCCCATCGGGGACTGGACGCTGCCGTAGGCGGGCGCGTAGCCCTCGTTGACGTTGACCGTGCCGGTGCGCAGCCGGGCGGCGACCTCGCGGCCGCGCCGGGCGCTGGTCGTCCAGACCGACGCATTGAGGCCGTACGGTGTGGCGTTGGCGCGCTCGACGGCCTCATCGTCGGAGGAGAAGCGGTAGATGGAGACGACCGGGCCGAAGGTCTCCTCCTCGCAGACGGACATGGAGTCCTCGACGCCGTCGAGGATGGTGGGCTCGAAGAAGTACGGGCCGATGTCCGGCCGGGCCACCCCGCCCGCGACGAGCCTCGCGCCCTTCGCCACGGCCTCCTCCACATGCCGCTCCACGGTCTTCAGCTGCCGCTCGCCCACCAGCGAACCCATGTCGGCGCCGTAGGCGAGGGAGTTGCCGAGCCGCATGGCCTTGGTGCGGGCGGCGAAGCGCTCCAGGAAGGCGTCGGCGACCGACTCGTGGACGTAGAGCCGCTCGATGGAGATGCAGAGCTGTCCGGCGGAGGAGAAGCAGGCGCGTACGGCACCGGCGGCGGCCTTCTCGATGTCGGCGTCGTCCAGTACCAGCATGGCGTTCTTGCCGCCGAGTTCGAGGGAGACGCCGACCAGGCGGGCCGCCGCGCCCTGCGCGACCTCGCGCCCCGTGCGGGTGGAGCCCGTGAAGGAGACGTAGTCGGCGTGCTTGACGACCTCGGGGCCGACGACCGGGCCCTCGCCGAGCACGACCTGGAAGACGCCCTCGGGCAGGCCCGCCTCGATCAGCAGGTCACGCGCCCACAGCGCGGTCAGGCAGGTCTCCGTGTCCGGCTTCATCACCACCGCGTTGCCGGCCGCGAAGGCGGGCAGCGCGTCGCCGACGGACAGTTCCAGGGGGTAGTTCCAGGGGGCGATCTGGCCCACGACCCCGCGCGGGTGGCGCAGTTCGGTGACCTTCGTGAGGGTGGGGACGGCGCCGGTGTGCCGCTTCGGCTTCAGGTACGAGGGCGCTGTGCGGCCGTAGTGGCGGGCCGCGACGGCAACGGCCTGCACCTCCTCGTGCGCGTGCAGCCGGGCCTTGCCGGTCTCCAGCTGGATGAGGTCGAGGACCTCGGCCTGCCGCTGGAGCACCAGGTCGTGGAAGCGCAGCAGGACGGCGGCGCGCTGCCGCACCGGGGTCCTCTCCCACACGGCCTGCGCGGCGCGGGCGGCTTCGAACGCCTGCCGCACGTCCTCGGGGGTGGACTCGGGCAGGTCGGCCAGCTTCTCGCCGGTGAACGGGGTGTGGTTGGCGGTCCGGCCGGAACCGGCCACGCCCTTGGTGAGCCGGGCCACCAGTTCCGGGGTGACCACGTCGGCGGCGGTGCGGGCGCCCTCGGGGGCGGGCGCGAGGGGGTTGGTACCGGCGATGTCCGAGGCCTGCGTGTCCGTCATGAGGCGCAGGGTATGCCGGAGCGAACGCTTTGTGTACCCGTCGGTAACGGGGATTCACGGACTGCTCACACACTGCCAGTGATCACTGGCAGTGAATGTGCTGATCAGGGCGTTGACAGCCATCCGGCATCCGGCCGAACAGAACGATCATTCGAGTCCGGCTTTTTTCGCCAGGAGCAGGCCGAGCGCCGTGCGGGGGGTGCGGCGGCGGGGGTCGGGGGCGGGTACGACCTCCGGAGCGGGGGCCGGCCGCGCGGGTTCCGGCACTGGCGCCGGCGCGGGTTCCGGTACGTCGGGGAGCCCGAGGTGGTCCCGGAGTGCCGCCGCGACCTCGGCCGCGCCGGGGCGGGCCGCCGGCTCGTCGGCCTGCAGCCGGTCCAGCAGCGGGCCGAGCGTGCCCAGCCGTACCGGGTCCGGGTCCCCCACCGCGGCCCGCAGCAGCGCGCCCAGGGACCACAGGTCGGAGGCCGGTCCGGCGCCGGGGCCCGCGGTGCGCTCGGGGGCGACGAATCCGGCGGGCGCGTCCGC encodes:
- a CDS encoding GMC family oxidoreductase N-terminal domain-containing protein; this translates as MSQDTYDYDVIVVGSGFGGSVTALRLTEKGYRVGVLEAGRRFTRETLPKNSWDLKNYLWAPKLGLYGIQRIHLLGNVMVLAGAGVGGGSLNYANTLYVPPKAFFEDPQWKDITDWQEELKPYYDQAQRMLGVRLNPTMTPSDVHLKAAAQRMGVGDTFHLAPVGVFFGDGKDADGTAKAGPGEPVADPYFGGAGPERRACTECGECMTGCRHGAKNTLNENYLHLAQQAGAVVHPLTTVVSVTDDSRGGYAVATLPTDRKKKGEGRLFTARKVVLAAGTYGTQTLLHRMKTGGQLPYLSKRLGELTRTNSEALVGAQTDDRRYRRAHGTVKADFTQGVAITSSIHPDENTHIEPVRYGKGSNAMGGLSILQVPYAEGSSRALAWLANAARHPLLVARSLSNRRWSERTIIGLVMQSLDNSLTTYLKPDGVGKGLLTARQGHGAPNPKQIKAATQAASALAAEINGFAGSNVGELMGTPLTAHFLGGCPIGDSAETGVIDPYHRLYGHPGISVVDGAAVSANLGVNPSLTITAQAERAMSFWPNKGEEDPRPAPGAAYERLKPVRPNSPAVPEEAFGALRLPFLGIPAVPKKQ
- a CDS encoding succinic semialdehyde dehydrogenase — its product is MTDTQASDIAGTNPLAPAPEGARTAADVVTPELVARLTKGVAGSGRTANHTPFTGEKLADLPESTPEDVRQAFEAARAAQAVWERTPVRQRAAVLLRFHDLVLQRQAEVLDLIQLETGKARLHAHEEVQAVAVAARHYGRTAPSYLKPKRHTGAVPTLTKVTELRHPRGVVGQIAPWNYPLELSVGDALPAFAAGNAVVMKPDTETCLTALWARDLLIEAGLPEGVFQVVLGEGPVVGPEVVKHADYVSFTGSTRTGREVAQGAAARLVGVSLELGGKNAMLVLDDADIEKAAAGAVRACFSSAGQLCISIERLYVHESVADAFLERFAARTKAMRLGNSLAYGADMGSLVGERQLKTVERHVEEAVAKGARLVAGGVARPDIGPYFFEPTILDGVEDSMSVCEEETFGPVVSIYRFSSDDEAVERANATPYGLNASVWTTSARRGREVAARLRTGTVNVNEGYAPAYGSVQSPMGGMKDSGLGRRHGSEGILKYTEAQTVAQQRLLPMAPSLGMDDAKYAAFMSRSLKLMKAFRFK